TACCGCTGGCGATCAGGCTGTCGACCAGACCCGGAACGGTCTGGTCGACGACCTGCTTGACGTGACCCGAGACGTGGATCTCGAAACTCACCGGCTGGTCTCCGGGGCCGTCGCCAGAGCCTCGGCGACGGTCTTCTTGAGGTCCTGCCACGAGGCGATGAACTTCGCGACGCCCTCGTCCTCGAGCGTCTGGGTGACATCGTTGATGTCGACGCCGAGTTCGGCGAGCTGCGAGAAGACCAGGTGAGCGTCTTCGTAGGCACCGGTGACGGTGTCGCCGGTGACGACACCGTGGTCGAAGGTGGCCTCGAGCGTCTTCTCCGGCATCGTGTTGACGGTGCCGGGTGCGACGAGCTCGGTGACGTAGAGCGTGTCGGGCAGCGCGGGATCCTTCACACCGGTCGAGGCCCACAGCGGACGCTGCACGTTCGCGCCGCCGGCGATGAGCTCCTGAGCGCGCGCGGTCGCGAACTGCTGCTCGAACAGCTCGTAGGCCAGACGCGCGTTCGCCAGGCCCGCGCGGCTCTTCAGTGCCTCGGCATCCTCGCTCTCGAAAGCCGACAGACGCTTGTCGACCTCGGTGTCCACGCGCGACACGAAGAACGAGGCGACGGAGTGGATGCCGGACAGGTCATGCCCGGCCGCCTTCCCCTGCTCCAGGCCCGCCAGGTAGGCGTCGATGACCTCGGCGTACCGCTCGAGCGAGAAGATCAGCGTCACGTTGACCGAGATGCCCGCGCCGATGACCGCGGTGATCGCGGGCAGGCCGGCCTTGGTCGCGGGGATCTTGATGAGGGCGTTGGGCCGGTCGACCTTGGCCCACAGCTTCTCCGCCTCGGCGACGGTGGCGTCGGTGTCGTGAGCGAGATCGGGGGAGACCTCGATCGACACGCGGCCGTCTACGCCGCCCGTCGCGTCGAACACGCCGCGGAAGATGTCGGCGGCGTCACGCACGTCGGTGGTCGTCAGCTCGAAGATCGCGGCGTCGACATCCGCGCCGCCTTCGGCCAGCGCGGCCAGCGGTGCGTCGTACGAGTCGTCGTTCTGGTTGCCGATGGCGGCCTGGAAGATCGACGGGTTCGTCGTGACGCCTGAGACATTGCGCGACGAGATCAGGTCGGCGAGGTTGCCCGACGCGATGCGCGCGCGGGAGAGGTCGTCGAGCCAGATGCTGACGCCGGCGTCGACGAGCTGCTGGGTCGGGGTCGAGCCCGGGGTGGGGGTGCTCATGCGTTCTCCTTGACGGTTGCGCGGGCCGCTTCCACGACCGCATCGGTGGTGATACCGAACTTCTCGAACAGGGTCTTGTAATCGGCGGAGGCGCCGAAGTGGTCGATGCCGACCGTACGGCCGGTGTCGCCCACGATGCCGCGCCAGAGCGGGGTCGACCCGGCCTCGACGGACACGCGCGCCGTGACGGCGGCCGGCAGCACGCTCTCGCGGTAGGCGGCATCCTGCTCGGCGAACCACTCCAGTGACGGGGCCGAGACGACGCGCGCCTGGATGCCCTCGGCGGCCAAGGTCTCGCGGGCCGCGACGGCCAGCTGTACCTCAGAGCCGGTGGCGATGATGATCACGTCGGGCTGTCCGCCCTCGGCGTCGATGAGCACATACGCACCCTTCGCCACGCCGTCGGTCGTCGCGAAGCCCGCCTCGCCGCGAGGGAACACGGGGATGTTCTGACGCGTCAACGCGATGCCGACCGGCCCGCCGCTGGTGCGACGGACGATCTCCAGCCAGGCCGCGGACGTCTCGTTCGCATCCGCCGGGCGCACCACGGTGAAGTTCGGAATGAGTCGCAGCGTCGACAGCTGCTCGATCGGCTGGTGCGTCGGTCCGTCCTCGCCGAGGGCGACCGAGTCGTGCGTCCACACGAAGATCGAGGGGATGTCCATCAGAGCGGCCAAGCGCACCGGCGGGCGCATGTAGTCGCTGAAGATCAGGAACGTGCCGCCGAACGGGCGTGTCGGGCCGTGCAGCTTGATGCCGTTGACGATCGCACCCATCGCGTGCTCGCGGATGCCGAAGTGCAGCACACGCCCGTACGGGTCGCCCGACCACTCGTGGGTCGACCACTCGGCGGG
The DNA window shown above is from Microbacterium laevaniformans and carries:
- the tal gene encoding transaldolase; its protein translation is MSTPTPGSTPTQQLVDAGVSIWLDDLSRARIASGNLADLISSRNVSGVTTNPSIFQAAIGNQNDDSYDAPLAALAEGGADVDAAIFELTTTDVRDAADIFRGVFDATGGVDGRVSIEVSPDLAHDTDATVAEAEKLWAKVDRPNALIKIPATKAGLPAITAVIGAGISVNVTLIFSLERYAEVIDAYLAGLEQGKAAGHDLSGIHSVASFFVSRVDTEVDKRLSAFESEDAEALKSRAGLANARLAYELFEQQFATARAQELIAGGANVQRPLWASTGVKDPALPDTLYVTELVAPGTVNTMPEKTLEATFDHGVVTGDTVTGAYEDAHLVFSQLAELGVDINDVTQTLEDEGVAKFIASWQDLKKTVAEALATAPETSR